A window of the Streptomyces sp. NBC_00299 genome harbors these coding sequences:
- a CDS encoding IS630 family transposase translates to MAEPVRVRRLTDQEGQKLQQIVRRGSTSSVRYRRAMMLLASAGGNRVSVIAQLVQADEDTVRDVIHRFNEIGLACLDPQWAGGRPRLLSHDDEDFVVQTATTRPAKLGQPFTRWSIRKLAAYLRKVHGRVIRIGREALRCLLRRRGITFQRTKTWKESPDPERDAKLDRIEHVLEHFPDRVFAFDEFGPLGIRPTAGSCWAKQGKPDRLPATYRRTHGVTYFHGCYSVGDDRLWGVNRRRKGTAHTLAALKSIRAARPDGAPIYIILDNLSAHTGADIRRWAKKNKVELCFTPTYASWANPIEAHFGPLRQFTLANSNHRSHPAQTRSLHRYLRWRNANARHPDVLAAQRKERARIRSEKGIRWGGRPALAA, encoded by the coding sequence GTGGCTGAGCCTGTGCGGGTGCGCAGACTGACCGACCAGGAAGGGCAGAAGCTGCAGCAGATCGTGCGCCGGGGAAGTACCAGCTCGGTGCGTTACCGGCGTGCGATGATGCTGCTGGCCTCGGCGGGCGGGAACCGTGTTTCGGTGATCGCCCAGTTGGTCCAGGCCGATGAGGACACGGTGCGGGATGTGATCCACCGGTTCAACGAGATCGGCCTGGCCTGCCTGGACCCTCAATGGGCGGGAGGCCGTCCCCGCCTACTCAGTCATGACGACGAGGACTTCGTCGTCCAGACGGCCACCACCCGCCCCGCGAAGCTCGGCCAGCCCTTCACCCGCTGGTCGATCCGCAAACTCGCCGCCTACCTGCGGAAAGTGCACGGACGTGTCATCCGCATCGGCCGTGAAGCCTTACGGTGCCTGCTCCGGCGCCGCGGCATCACCTTCCAGCGCACCAAGACCTGGAAGGAGTCGCCCGACCCCGAGCGCGACGCCAAGCTCGACCGCATCGAGCACGTCCTGGAGCACTTCCCGGACCGGGTCTTCGCATTCGACGAGTTCGGCCCGCTGGGGATCCGGCCCACCGCAGGCTCCTGCTGGGCGAAGCAGGGCAAGCCCGACCGTCTGCCGGCGACCTACCGCCGCACGCACGGCGTGACCTACTTCCACGGCTGCTACTCCGTCGGGGACGACCGGTTGTGGGGCGTCAACCGCCGCCGCAAAGGCACCGCCCACACACTGGCCGCGCTGAAGTCGATCCGCGCCGCCCGGCCCGACGGCGCACCGATTTACATCATTCTGGACAACCTCTCCGCCCACACCGGAGCGGACATCCGCCGCTGGGCGAAGAAGAACAAAGTCGAGCTGTGCTTCACCCCGACCTATGCGTCCTGGGCCAACCCGATCGAGGCGCACTTCGGCCCGCTGCGGCAGTTCACCCTGGCGAATTCGAACCACCGCAGCCATCCCGCGCAGACCCGGTCACTGCACCGCTACCTGCGCTGGCGCAACGCCAACGCCCGCCACCCCGACGTCCTCGCCGCACAACGCAAGGAACGCGCCCGCATTCGCAGCGAGAAGGGCATCCGCTGGGGCGGCAGACCAGCCCTCGCGGCGTGA
- a CDS encoding O-methyltransferase yields MIMAERAVPSRVVAAERVASEAGFKKSCIPEVGRLLRLAAAAKPHGVIAESGTGSGVGTAWLHSGLGAGARLVTVERDEELARRAAGVFADDDRVSVLTGDWRLLEQHAPFDVFFCDGGGKRDDPEQVVELLAPGGLLILDDFTPSPHWPPRFGDEVDELRLFYLTHPALDATEVLTTPASSAVVAARRL; encoded by the coding sequence GTGATCATGGCAGAGCGTGCGGTTCCGTCTCGCGTGGTGGCCGCGGAGCGTGTCGCCTCCGAGGCGGGTTTCAAGAAGAGCTGCATCCCCGAGGTGGGCAGGTTGCTCAGGCTGGCCGCTGCTGCGAAACCCCACGGAGTCATTGCGGAGAGCGGCACCGGCTCGGGCGTGGGTACCGCCTGGCTGCACAGCGGGCTTGGCGCCGGTGCCCGCCTGGTCACCGTGGAACGGGACGAGGAGCTTGCGCGTCGAGCGGCTGGTGTCTTCGCGGACGACGACCGCGTCAGCGTCCTCACCGGGGACTGGCGGCTGCTTGAGCAGCACGCTCCCTTCGATGTCTTCTTCTGTGACGGCGGAGGCAAGCGCGACGACCCCGAGCAGGTCGTCGAGCTGCTGGCTCCCGGTGGCCTTCTCATCCTGGACGACTTCACCCCATCGCCCCATTGGCCGCCTCGTTTCGGCGACGAAGTGGACGAGCTCCGCCTGTTCTACCTCACTCATCCGGCCCTGGACGCCACTGAAGTACTCACAACGCCCGCCAGCTCAGCGGTTGTTGCGGCACGCCGCCTCTAG